One genomic window of Salvia miltiorrhiza cultivar Shanhuang (shh) chromosome 4, IMPLAD_Smil_shh, whole genome shotgun sequence includes the following:
- the LOC131019432 gene encoding uncharacterized protein LOC131019432 translates to MLNPNQCLLFPNSSFLICAAQLEAKKPPISKPASTRRRLVAAPPVSPNTAVPLLFCALLLLHLICTGSRACSRACIAACICTAPPHPSGRRSARRLLQSLHSVAAPPAPCRPQICSQPRIQLSYKLGGRLNA, encoded by the exons ATGCTAAACCCTAATCAGTGTCTCCTATTTCCTAATTCCTCATTCCTAATCTGCGCCGCACAGCTTGAAGCCAAGAAGCCCCCAATCTCCAAGCCTGCATCCACCCGTCGCCGACTCGTCGCTGCCCCACCCGTCTCCCCCAACACCGCGGTGCCTCTGCTGTTCtgcgcgctgctgctgctgcatctGATCTGCACCGGTAGCCGCGCCTGCTCCAGAGCCTGCATCGCCGCCTGCATCTGCACCGCGCCGCCCCACCCTTCCGGCCGTAGATCTGCTCGCCGCCTGCTCCAGAGCTTGCACAGCGTCGCCGCACCGCCTGCACCCTGCCGGCCGCAGATCTGCTCGCAGCCGAG AATCCAGTTAAGTTACAAGCTTGGAGGAAGATTGAATGCTTGA